The following proteins are encoded in a genomic region of Oncorhynchus kisutch isolate 150728-3 linkage group LG4, Okis_V2, whole genome shotgun sequence:
- the LOC109889378 gene encoding NACHT, LRR and PYD domains-containing protein 12 isoform X3: protein MAESAALISDDAQFVDKHMAELIQRVIIVMPIADYLLQRRLIHKEVYSNIHATRTSQEQMRLLYEALHSGGVKVKSAFYRILLEKQPQIVQDLGEPSAVHVSTTLNSKVKDGNIEMCQTELKSYLKRTFERIFPGIATQGRPTLLNKIYTELFITEGGSGEVDKEHEVMKIEAVLRRPATQEIPIKCNDIFKPLPGQDMTIRTVLTKGVAGIGKTVSVQKFIMDWVDREANQDIQFIFPIPFRELNLMKEKTLSLIDLLHDFFDVIKESGLSNFKKVKVLFIFDGLDECQLPLNFNRNEICCDVKKSITVDVLLTNLIKGNLLPFALLWITSRPAATNRIPPGCVDQVTEVRGFRDEQKEKYFKKTVSDEKLAERIIAHIKSSRSLDIMCHIPVFCWISATVLGKLMRKAESGDLPKTLTQMFLQFLIFQIIQTMRKYHEDPDTDLHWDKEIILKLGKLAFEHLEKGNLIFYEKDLKEFGIDIRQASLCSGVFTQILREECMYQEVVYSFVHLSLQEFIAALYVFLSFEDNNEDVITPQLPSSSTGIVLYEEIRPDNIYKSAVDKALKSQNGHLDLFLRFLLGLSLKSNQTLLRGLLTQTEGSSQSNKGTVDFIKDRIRKNPSPERCINLFHCLNELNDNSLVEEIQIYLKSGGVSKVELSYSHWSALAFVMLSSDEELDVFELNKFVRSDEGVMRLLPVIKASKTALMNSCNITWRCCENLALSFGSCTSSLRKLDLSHNGLTDSGVELLCFGLGNPLCKLETLKLSGCKVQEKGCASLASALRSNPSHLRELDLSYNNPGDSGVKQLSAALEVPDCKLETLSLIECSLTGTCCDALASALCSSSSSLRELDLRRNDLHSIGLELLSAGLRSTNCKLETLRLSNCEVEEKGCASLASALWSNPSHLRELDLSYNHNLQDAGVANLSAALGNPLCNLESLRLESCEVTEEGFSSLASALKSNPSHLRQLDLSRNKAGDTGAKLLSAALEHPGCKLLKLRLSFCSVLGDGCCSLVSALRSNPSHLRQLDLSNNFLGDSGVKLLSALLEDPHCEIKTLRLTDCYISEEAFVYLASALISNPSHLRELDLTRNYGGDSGVKLLCAGLKDPCCKLEILSLDNCKLTENCCAALATALSSNTCSLKNLNLSDNNLYDSGVQLLSAGLKNTQCKLETLKVANCKFKEDGCVALASALSSNPFHLTELDLNQNRYGRGKALLKALQKDPHCKLEKVGLVPM, encoded by the exons ATGGCTGAGTCTGCAGCCTTGATTTCAGATG ATGCCCAGTTTGTGGATAAGCATATGGCTGAGCTCATTCAGAGGGTTATCATAGTGATGCCCATAGCAGATTACCTACTCCAGAGGCGCCTGATCCATAAGGAGGTGTACTCTAATATCCATGCTACCAGGACCAGCCAGGAACAAATGAGACTGCTGTATGAGGCCCTGCATTCAGGAGGGGTAAAGGTGAAATCAGCCTTTTACAGGATTCTACTGGAAAAACAACCTCAAATAGTCCAAGATCTAG GTGAACCCTCTGCAGTCCATGTCAGCACAACTCTGAATTCTAAAGTCAAAG ATGGGAATATTGAAATGTGCCAAACAGAATTGAAATCGTACCTAAAGAGAACATTTGAAAGAATATTTCCAGGAATAGCTACACAAGGACGTCCTACACTCCTAAataagatctacacagagctctTCATCACAGAGGGTGGAAGTGGTGAGGTCGATAAAGAACATGAGGTGATGAAAATTGAGGCAGTATTAAGGAGACCAGCGACACAAGAGATACCAATCAAATGCAACGACATCTTTAAACCCTTACCTGGACAGGACATGACTATCAGAACTGTGCTCACAAAGGGAGTCGCTGGCATTGGAAAGACCGTCTCAGTGCAGAAATTCATTATGGACTGGGTTGATAGAGAAGCTAATCAGGATATACAGTTCATATTTCCAATTCCTTTTCGGGAGCTGAATTTGATGAAGGAAAAGACACTCAGTTTGATTGACCTACTCCATGATTTCTTCGATGTCATCAAAGAATCAGGACTTTCCAACTTTAAAAAAGTCAAAGTGTTGTTTATCTTTGATGGGTTAGATGAGTGCCAACTTCCTCTGAATTTCAACAGAAATGAGATCTGCTGTGATGTCAAAAAGTCAATCACAGTGGATGTACTTCTGACAAACCTCATAAAGGGGAATCTGCTTCCTTTTGCTCTTCTCTGGATAACTTCACGACCAGCAGCTACCAATCGGATCCCTCCTgggtgtgttgaccaggtgacTGAGGTACGAGGGTTTAGGGATGAACAGAAGGAGAAATACTTCAAGAAGACAGTCAGTGATGAGAAACTAGCTGAAAGAATCATCGCACATATAAAGTCATCAAGGAGCCTCGACATCATGTGCCACATACCAGTGTTCTGTTGGATCTCAGCCACTGTTCTAGGGAAACTGATGCGTAAAGCAGAAAGTGGAGACTTGCCCAAGACTCTGACACAAATGTTCTTACAGTTTCTGATCTTTCAGATAATACAGACAATGAGGAAGTATCATGAAGACCCTGACACAGATCTCCACTGGGATAAAGAGATCATTCTGAAACTTGGCAAACTGGCCTTTGAACATCTTGAGAAAGGCAACCTGATCTTCTATGAGAAAGATCTGAAAGAGTTTGGCATCGACATCAGACAAGCTTCTTTGTGCTCAGGAGTGTTCACACAGATCTTAAGAGAAGAGTGTATGTACCAGGAAGTGGTCTACAGCTTTGTTCATCTGAGCCTTCAGGAGTTCATTGCTGCTTTGTATGTGTTTCTTTCATTTGAAGACAACAATGAGGATGTTATAACACCCCAACTACCATCCTCCTCGACTGGAATTGTCTTGTATGAAGAAATTCGTCCTGACAACATCTACAAGAGCGCAGTGGATAAGGCCTTAAAGAGTCAGAATGGACACCTGGACCTGTTCCTGCGCTTCCTTCTTGGCCTCTCACTGAAGTCCAACCAGACACTCCTTCGAGgcctactgacacagacagaaggGAGCTCACAGAGCAACAAGGGCACAGTCGACTTCATTAAGGACAGGATCAGGAAAAATCCCTCTCCAGAGAGGTGCATCAACCTCTTTCATTGTCTGAATGAGCTGAACGACAATTCTCTGGTGGAAGAAATCCAAATCTACTTGAAGTCAGGAGGTGTTTCGAAGGTTGAACTCTCATATTCTCATTGGTCTGCTCTGGCCTTTGTTATGTTGTCCTCAGACGAGGAGCTGGATGTATTTGAGCTGAATAAATTTGTCAGATCAGACGAAGGCGTTATGAGACTGTTGCCAGTGATCAAAGCATCTAAAACGGCTCT GATGAATTCTTGCAATATCACTTGGAGATGTTGTGAGAATCTGGCCTTATCTTTCGGATCATGTACCTCAAGTTTGAGAAAGCTGGACCTGAGTCACAATGGCCTGACTGATTCAGGGGTGGAGCTGCTCTGTTTTGGACTGGGCAATCCACTCTGTAAATTGGAAACACTGAA gctgtcaggctgtaaAGTCCAAGAgaaaggctgtgcttctctggcttcagctctgaggtcaaacccgtcgcacctgagagagctggatctgagTTACAATAACCCAGGAGATTCAGGAGTGAAGCAGCTCTCCGCTGCACTGGAGGTTCCAGACTGTAAACTGGAGACACTGAG TCTGATTGAGTGCAGCCTAACTGGGACATGTTGTGATGCCCTGGCCTCAGCTCTGTGCTCAAGCTCTTCAAGTCTGAGAGAGTTGGATCTTCGTCGCAATGACCTGCACAGTATTGGGCtggagctgctctctgctggactgagGAGCACCAATTGTAAACTAGAAACGCTGAG GCTGTCAAACTGTGAAGTCGAAGAgaaaggctgtgcttctctggctTCAGCTCTgtggtcaaacccctcacacctgagggAACTGGACTTGAGCTACAATCATAACCTGCAGGATGCAGGAGTGGCCAATCTTTCTGCTGCACTGGGGAATCCACTTTGTAATCTGGAGTCACTGAG GCTTGAATCCTGTGAAGTCACAGAAGAAGGCTTTTCTTCCCTAGCCTCTGCTCTGAAGTCCAACCCTTCACACCTGAGACAGCTGGACCTGAGCCGCAATAAAGCAGGAGACACAGGAGCAAAGCTGCTCTCTGCTGCACTGGAACATCCAGGTTGTAAACTATTGAAATTGAG GCTGTCATTCTGTAGTGTCCTGGGGGACGGTTGCTGTTCCCTAGtttcagctctgaggtcaaacccctcacacctgagacagctggacctgagtaacaatTTCCTAGGAGACTCGGGAGTGAAGTTGCTCTCTGCTTTATTGGAGGACCCACACTGTGAAATCAAGACACTGAG GCTTACAGACTGTTACATTTCAGAGGAAGCATTTGTTTATCTGGCTTCAGCCCTGATATCAAACCCCTcgcacctgagagagctggacctgaccAGGAATTACGGAGGagattcaggagtgaagctgctctgTGCTGGACTGAAGGATCCATGCTGTAAACTGGAGATACTGAG TCTGGATAACTGTAAACTCACCGAGAATTGCTGTGCAGCACTGGCCACTGCTCTCAGCTCAAACACCTGTAGTCTGAAAAACCTGAACCTGAGTGACAACAACCTATATGATTCAGGAGTACAGCTACTCTCAGCTGGATTGAAGAATACACAGTGTAAACTGGAGACACTGAA GGTAGCAAACTGTAAGTTCAAAGAGGATGGCTGTGTTGCTCTGGCCTCAGCTTTAAGCTCCAACCccttccacctgacagagctcgaTCTGAACCAGAACCGGTATGGGCGTGGAAAAGCCCTGCTCAAAGCATTGCAGAAGGATCCACACTGTAAACTAGAGAAAGTGGG ATTGGTCCCAATGTGA